In Athalia rosae chromosome 6, iyAthRosa1.1, whole genome shotgun sequence, one DNA window encodes the following:
- the LOC105690396 gene encoding myosin heavy chain 95F isoform X4, with product MSQKKGVVDDSDLGMENQQVWVRDPQEGFIIGKFVDMVDGDALIQPLNAKLKQRTCPLDEVYPAGEYTQDVEDNCALMYLNEATLLNNIRTRYFKDKIYSYVANILIAVNPYYEMKDLYSSKTLKSYQGKSLGETPPHVFAIADKAFRDMKVLKQSQSIIVSGESGAGKTESTKYLLRYLCDLWGSTAGPIEQKILDANPVLEAFGNAKTKRNNNSSRFGKFMEVHFDAKCQVVGGYISHYLLEKSRVCLQSPGERNYHVFYMMCAGAPADLRAKLGITNPDDFQYLRNGCSQYFCNASSEKKLNNAQKSKEQISKGSLHDPILDDVEGFNAIDKALTRLGLTDLERMEIYTMVAAVLHLGNITFEDNPEDTKGGSRITADSKQSVVTSAALLGVDADELRQALVSKVMQTSRGGIKGTVIMVPLKVHEANSGRDALAKAIYSKLFDHIVSRINKSIPFKASSYYIGVLDIAGFEYFRVNSFEQFCINYCNEKLQQFFNEKILKYEQDLYDREALNVPKISYVDNQDCIDLIESKTNGIFSLLDEESKLPKHSFDHFTSEVHRAWSGHFRITLPRTSRLKEHRELRDDEGFVIRHYAGGVCYQTNQFIEKNNDALHASLEGLIQESSNSFLKTNFANNTCPKGKLTFISVGSKFKTQLGELMDKLKNNGTNFVRCVKPNNEMVDHQFDGNSILGQLRCSGMTSVLELMEHGYPSRVPFQELYSMYKSYLPPELAKLDPRFFCEALLHSLRLNNKDFKFGITRVFFKPGKFAEFDNVMKSDPENLKKLVENVKKWLVKSRWMKVQFCALSAIKLKNKILYRRYHLIVIQKTVRMYLAKKQHQPRIQGIVKIRNLTQQLASMQQTANQLKSSKDSSLNDIKKLNQQLETIQAKIKGDPKIKKQEIDKSIANVVGLMDNQMKKLQDAVKTQKSAEEQEKLKLIQEAMEIEKRKKLEEELKIKEEEENRRKKTEIEIRRKAEEEERRKQEAANEKAAAAIQAQLDKEQMEESRYREQIEQERRDHDLAVRLAQESNGHVEDSPPPMRRSEQVRSHQAAMNTNKKYDLSKWKYSQLRDTINTSCDIELLEACRHEFHRRLKVYHAWKARNRKRTTIDENERAPRAIMEAAAEAAAKARPIPMKQSIIESSQRFFRIPFVKPAVAGQTENPYSAGKRGWWYAHFDGQYVARQMELHPEKPPILLVAGVDDMQMCELSLDETGLTRKRGAEILEYEFNKEWERNGGRPYTVPSERTK from the exons TCTTACGTCGCCAATATTCTGATCGCCGTTAACCCTTACTACGAAATGAAGGATCTCTACTCTTCGAAAACCTTGAAATCTTACCAAGGAAAATCACTTGGTGAAACTCCACCCCACGTTTTTGCGATCG CCGACAAAGCTTTCAGGGATATGAAAGTTCTGAAACAATCTCAGAGCATAATCGTTTCCGGCGAATCTGGAGCAGGGAAAACTGAATCTACCAAATATTTACTCCGCTATCTCTGTGATCTTTGGGGATCTACAGCTGGTCcgatagaacaaaaaattcttgatg CCAATCCCGTTTTGGAAGCATTTGGAAATGCAAAAACGAAGCGTAACAACAACAGTTCacgttttggaaaatttatggaAGTTCATTTTGACGCAAAGTGTCAAGTCGTCGGCGGTTACATATCTCATTATCTTCTCGAAAAGTCGCGGGTCTGTCTTCAAAGTCCCGGTGAAAGAAATTACCACGTATTTTACATGATGTGCGCCGGAGCCCCCGCCGATCTGAGAGCTAAACTCGGCATCACGAATCCCGACGATTTTCAATACCTGAGAAATGGATGCAGTCAATATTTTTGCAACGCTtcttcggagaaaaaattaaacaacgcACAAAAAAGCAAGGAACAAATCAGCAAGGGTAGTCTTCACGATCCTATACTAGACGACGTCGAGGGATTCAATGCCATCGACaag GCACTCACACGATTAGGTTTGACGGACTTGGAACGGATGGAAATCTACACTATGGTAGCCGCAGTTCTACATCTGGGAAATATCACGTTCGAAGATAATCCAGAGGACACGAAGGGCGGTTCCAGGATCACCGCTGATTCCAAACAATCAGTCGTCACTTCTGCCGCTCTCCTGGGTGTCGATGCTGATGAATTAAGACAGGCTCTGGTTTCCAAAGTTATGCAGACCAGCAGAGGAGGAATCAAAGGAACGGTAATCAT GGTCCCTCTGAAAGTTCACGAAGCTAATAGTGGTCGCGATGCTCTTGCTAAAGCGATCTATAGCAAACTTTTTGATCACATAGTTTCACGCATAAACAAAAGTATTCCATTCAAGGCTTCTAGCTACTATATAGGGGTTCTTGATATCGCCGGATTTG AGTACTTCCGAGTGAATAGTTTCGAACAATTTTGCATAAACTACTGCAACGAAAAGCTTCAAcagtttttcaatgaaaaaattcttaagtACGAACAGGATCTCTACGACAGAGAAGCGTTGAATGTACCGAAGATCTCATACGTCGATAATCAGGATTGCATCG ATCTCATCGAGTCAAAAACCAATGGCATCTTCAGTCTACTCGACGAAGAATCTAAACTTCCCAAGCATAGTTTCGACCATTTTACGAGCGAAGTTCATAGGGCGTGGAGTGGACATTTCCGAATCACTTTGCCTCGAACTTCTAGGCTCAAGGAACACAGAGAACTCAGAGATGACGAGGGATTCGTCATCAGACATTATGCTGGTGGCGTTTGTTACCAAACt AATCAATTTATTGAAAAGAATAACGATGCCCTTCACGCATCCTTGGAGGGATTGATCCAAGAAAGTAGTAATTCATTCCTAAAAACAAATTTCGCAAATAATACATGCCCGAAAGGAAAGCTAACTTTCATCAGCGTTGGAAGCAAGTTCAAAACACAGCTCGGCGAGCTCATGGATAAACTAAAGAATAAC GGTACTAATTTCGTTCGTTGCGTTAAACCAAACAATGAAATGGTAGACCATCAGTTCGATGGCAACAGTATTCTTGGCCAACTCAGGTGCTCGGGGATGACGTCAGTTCTGGAACTCATGGAGCATGGATATCCGAGCAGAGTACCATTCCAGGAACTTTATAGCATGTATAAATCTTACCTACCTCCAGAATTGGCTAAACTTGATCCAAGATTTTTCTGCGAGGCGTTGCTGCACAGTTTAAGACTTAACAATAAAGATTTTAAGTTTGGTATTACGAGGGTGTTTTTCAAGCCAGGAAAGTTCGCGGAATTTGATAATGTCATGAAATCGGATCCAGAGAATCTTAAAAAACTCGTAGAGAACGTTAAAAAATGGCTCGTCAAATCCAGGTGGATGAAAGTACAGTTCTGTGCTCTATCTGCGATCAAGT tgaaaaataaGATTCTCTATAGAAGATATCATTTGATTGTTATTCAAAAGACTGTTCGAATGTACCTCGCAAAGAAGCAACATCAGCCTAGGATCCAGGGCattgtaaaaataagaaatttaacGCAGCAGCTGGCTAGTATGCAGCAAACCGCTAATCAACTCAAATCATCCAAAGACAGCAGCCTCAATGACATCAAGAAATTAAATCAACAGTTGGAAACTATTCAAGCTAAGATCAAG GGCGATCCGAAAATTAAGAAGCAGGAGATCGATAAGTCGATTGCAAACGTAGTTGGTTTGATGGACaatcagatgaaaaaattgcaagatGCCGTGAAGACACAAAAGAGTGCGGAGgagcaagaaaaattgaagttgattCAGGAGGCAATGGAgattgaaaagagaaagaaacttGAGGAAGAATTAAAGAtaaaggaagaagaggaaaacagacggaagaaaacggaaattgaaattcgaaggaaagcagaagaagaagaaagaaggaagcaAGAAGCAGCAAACGAAAAGGCAGCTGCTGCTATTCAA GCTCAACTCGATAAAGAACAAATGGAGGAAAGTCGATACCGCGAACAAATTGAACAGGAGAGAAGAGATCACGACTTAGCCGTTAGATTGGCGCAAGAATCAAATGGCCATGTAGAAGATTCTCCACCACCTATGCGCAG ATCGGAACAAGTTCGAAGCCATCAAGCAGCTatgaatacaaataaaaaatacgatcTATCCAAGTGGAAATACTCGCAGTTACGTGATACGATCAACACATCATGCGACATTGAACTGCTGGAG GCTTGCCGTCACGAATTCCATCGCAGATTGAAAGTATACCATGCCTGGAAAGCGAGGAATCGCAAACGCACGACAATagacgaaaatgaaagagcACCTAGGGCAATCATGGAGGCTGCTGCGGAGGCTGCTGCGAAGGCTCGACCAATTCCAATGAAACAATCAATAATTGAATCCTCTCAAAGATTTTTCCGGATTCCCTTTGTGAAACCGGCGGTCGCTGGACAAACGGAAAACCCTTACAGTGCTGGAAAACGCGGATGGTGGTACGCGCATTTTGACGGACAATACGTCGCCAGACAAATGGAACTCCATCCGGAGAAACCGCCGATCCTTCTGGTGGCTG GTGTCGACGACATGCAGATGTGCGAGTTAAGTCTCGATGAAACGGGCTTGACCCGCAAAAGGGGTGCCGAAATACTTGAATACGAGTTCAATAAGGAGTGGGAACGCAATGGTGGAAGACCCTACACGGTACCAAGTGAACGTACTAAGTGA
- the LOC105690396 gene encoding myosin heavy chain 95F isoform X2 — MSSDLGMENQQVWVRDPQEGFIIGKFVDMVDGDALIQPLNAKLKQRTCPLDEVYPAGEYTQDVEDNCALMYLNEATLLNNIRTRYFKDKIYSYVANILIAVNPYYEMKDLYSSKTLKSYQGKSLGETPPHVFAIADKAFRDMKVLKQSQSIIVSGESGAGKTESTKYLLRYLCDLWGSTAGPIEQKILDANPVLEAFGNAKTKRNNNSSRFGKFMEVHFDAKCQVVGGYISHYLLEKSRVCLQSPGERNYHVFYMMCAGAPADLRAKLGITNPDDFQYLRNGCSQYFCNASSEKKLNNAQKSKEQISKGSLHDPILDDVEGFNAIDKALTRLGLTDLERMEIYTMVAAVLHLGNITFEDNPEDTKGGSRITADSKQSVVTSAALLGVDADELRQALVSKVMQTSRGGIKGTVIMVPLKVHEANSGRDALAKAIYSKLFDHIVSRINKSIPFKASSYYIGVLDIAGFEYFRVNSFEQFCINYCNEKLQQFFNEKILKYEQDLYDREALNVPKISYVDNQDCIDLIESKTNGIFSLLDEESKLPKHSFDHFTSEVHRAWSGHFRITLPRTSRLKEHRELRDDEGFVIRHYAGGVCYQTNQFIEKNNDALHASLEGLIQESSNSFLKTNFANNTCPKGKLTFISVGSKFKTQLGELMDKLKNNGTNFVRCVKPNNEMVDHQFDGNSILGQLRCSGMTSVLELMEHGYPSRVPFQELYSMYKSYLPPELAKLDPRFFCEALLHSLRLNNKDFKFGITRVFFKPGKFAEFDNVMKSDPENLKKLVENVKKWLVKSRWMKVQFCALSAIKLKNKILYRRYHLIVIQKTVRMYLAKKQHQPRIQGIVKIRNLTQQLASMQQTANQLKSSKDSSLNDIKKLNQQLETIQAKIKGDPKIKKQEIDKSIANVVGLMDNQMKKLQDAVKTQKSAEEQEKLKLIQEAMEIEKRKKLEEELKIKEEEENRRKKTEIEIRRKAEEEERRKQEAANEKAAAAIQAQLDKEQMEESRYREQIEQERRDHDLAVRLAQESNGHVEDSPPPMRSGSDVRGPPITNNKLIRSEQVRSHQAAMNTNKKYDLSKWKYSQLRDTINTSCDIELLEACRHEFHRRLKVYHAWKARNRKRTTIDENERAPRAIMEAAAEAAAKARPIPMKQSIIESSQRFFRIPFVKPAVAGQTENPYSAGKRGWWYAHFDGQYVARQMELHPEKPPILLVAGVDDMQMCELSLDETGLTRKRGAEILEYEFNKEWERNGGRPYTVPSERTK; from the exons TCTTACGTCGCCAATATTCTGATCGCCGTTAACCCTTACTACGAAATGAAGGATCTCTACTCTTCGAAAACCTTGAAATCTTACCAAGGAAAATCACTTGGTGAAACTCCACCCCACGTTTTTGCGATCG CCGACAAAGCTTTCAGGGATATGAAAGTTCTGAAACAATCTCAGAGCATAATCGTTTCCGGCGAATCTGGAGCAGGGAAAACTGAATCTACCAAATATTTACTCCGCTATCTCTGTGATCTTTGGGGATCTACAGCTGGTCcgatagaacaaaaaattcttgatg CCAATCCCGTTTTGGAAGCATTTGGAAATGCAAAAACGAAGCGTAACAACAACAGTTCacgttttggaaaatttatggaAGTTCATTTTGACGCAAAGTGTCAAGTCGTCGGCGGTTACATATCTCATTATCTTCTCGAAAAGTCGCGGGTCTGTCTTCAAAGTCCCGGTGAAAGAAATTACCACGTATTTTACATGATGTGCGCCGGAGCCCCCGCCGATCTGAGAGCTAAACTCGGCATCACGAATCCCGACGATTTTCAATACCTGAGAAATGGATGCAGTCAATATTTTTGCAACGCTtcttcggagaaaaaattaaacaacgcACAAAAAAGCAAGGAACAAATCAGCAAGGGTAGTCTTCACGATCCTATACTAGACGACGTCGAGGGATTCAATGCCATCGACaag GCACTCACACGATTAGGTTTGACGGACTTGGAACGGATGGAAATCTACACTATGGTAGCCGCAGTTCTACATCTGGGAAATATCACGTTCGAAGATAATCCAGAGGACACGAAGGGCGGTTCCAGGATCACCGCTGATTCCAAACAATCAGTCGTCACTTCTGCCGCTCTCCTGGGTGTCGATGCTGATGAATTAAGACAGGCTCTGGTTTCCAAAGTTATGCAGACCAGCAGAGGAGGAATCAAAGGAACGGTAATCAT GGTCCCTCTGAAAGTTCACGAAGCTAATAGTGGTCGCGATGCTCTTGCTAAAGCGATCTATAGCAAACTTTTTGATCACATAGTTTCACGCATAAACAAAAGTATTCCATTCAAGGCTTCTAGCTACTATATAGGGGTTCTTGATATCGCCGGATTTG AGTACTTCCGAGTGAATAGTTTCGAACAATTTTGCATAAACTACTGCAACGAAAAGCTTCAAcagtttttcaatgaaaaaattcttaagtACGAACAGGATCTCTACGACAGAGAAGCGTTGAATGTACCGAAGATCTCATACGTCGATAATCAGGATTGCATCG ATCTCATCGAGTCAAAAACCAATGGCATCTTCAGTCTACTCGACGAAGAATCTAAACTTCCCAAGCATAGTTTCGACCATTTTACGAGCGAAGTTCATAGGGCGTGGAGTGGACATTTCCGAATCACTTTGCCTCGAACTTCTAGGCTCAAGGAACACAGAGAACTCAGAGATGACGAGGGATTCGTCATCAGACATTATGCTGGTGGCGTTTGTTACCAAACt AATCAATTTATTGAAAAGAATAACGATGCCCTTCACGCATCCTTGGAGGGATTGATCCAAGAAAGTAGTAATTCATTCCTAAAAACAAATTTCGCAAATAATACATGCCCGAAAGGAAAGCTAACTTTCATCAGCGTTGGAAGCAAGTTCAAAACACAGCTCGGCGAGCTCATGGATAAACTAAAGAATAAC GGTACTAATTTCGTTCGTTGCGTTAAACCAAACAATGAAATGGTAGACCATCAGTTCGATGGCAACAGTATTCTTGGCCAACTCAGGTGCTCGGGGATGACGTCAGTTCTGGAACTCATGGAGCATGGATATCCGAGCAGAGTACCATTCCAGGAACTTTATAGCATGTATAAATCTTACCTACCTCCAGAATTGGCTAAACTTGATCCAAGATTTTTCTGCGAGGCGTTGCTGCACAGTTTAAGACTTAACAATAAAGATTTTAAGTTTGGTATTACGAGGGTGTTTTTCAAGCCAGGAAAGTTCGCGGAATTTGATAATGTCATGAAATCGGATCCAGAGAATCTTAAAAAACTCGTAGAGAACGTTAAAAAATGGCTCGTCAAATCCAGGTGGATGAAAGTACAGTTCTGTGCTCTATCTGCGATCAAGT tgaaaaataaGATTCTCTATAGAAGATATCATTTGATTGTTATTCAAAAGACTGTTCGAATGTACCTCGCAAAGAAGCAACATCAGCCTAGGATCCAGGGCattgtaaaaataagaaatttaacGCAGCAGCTGGCTAGTATGCAGCAAACCGCTAATCAACTCAAATCATCCAAAGACAGCAGCCTCAATGACATCAAGAAATTAAATCAACAGTTGGAAACTATTCAAGCTAAGATCAAG GGCGATCCGAAAATTAAGAAGCAGGAGATCGATAAGTCGATTGCAAACGTAGTTGGTTTGATGGACaatcagatgaaaaaattgcaagatGCCGTGAAGACACAAAAGAGTGCGGAGgagcaagaaaaattgaagttgattCAGGAGGCAATGGAgattgaaaagagaaagaaacttGAGGAAGAATTAAAGAtaaaggaagaagaggaaaacagacggaagaaaacggaaattgaaattcgaaggaaagcagaagaagaagaaagaaggaagcaAGAAGCAGCAAACGAAAAGGCAGCTGCTGCTATTCAA GCTCAACTCGATAAAGAACAAATGGAGGAAAGTCGATACCGCGAACAAATTGAACAGGAGAGAAGAGATCACGACTTAGCCGTTAGATTGGCGCAAGAATCAAATGGCCATGTAGAAGATTCTCCACCACCTATGCGCAG cGGGTCAGACGTGCGAGGACCTCCAATCACCAACAACAAATTAATAAG ATCGGAACAAGTTCGAAGCCATCAAGCAGCTatgaatacaaataaaaaatacgatcTATCCAAGTGGAAATACTCGCAGTTACGTGATACGATCAACACATCATGCGACATTGAACTGCTGGAG GCTTGCCGTCACGAATTCCATCGCAGATTGAAAGTATACCATGCCTGGAAAGCGAGGAATCGCAAACGCACGACAATagacgaaaatgaaagagcACCTAGGGCAATCATGGAGGCTGCTGCGGAGGCTGCTGCGAAGGCTCGACCAATTCCAATGAAACAATCAATAATTGAATCCTCTCAAAGATTTTTCCGGATTCCCTTTGTGAAACCGGCGGTCGCTGGACAAACGGAAAACCCTTACAGTGCTGGAAAACGCGGATGGTGGTACGCGCATTTTGACGGACAATACGTCGCCAGACAAATGGAACTCCATCCGGAGAAACCGCCGATCCTTCTGGTGGCTG GTGTCGACGACATGCAGATGTGCGAGTTAAGTCTCGATGAAACGGGCTTGACCCGCAAAAGGGGTGCCGAAATACTTGAATACGAGTTCAATAAGGAGTGGGAACGCAATGGTGGAAGACCCTACACGGTACCAAGTGAACGTACTAAGTGA
- the LOC105690396 gene encoding myosin heavy chain 95F isoform X1, whose protein sequence is MSQKKGVVDDSDLGMENQQVWVRDPQEGFIIGKFVDMVDGDALIQPLNAKLKQRTCPLDEVYPAGEYTQDVEDNCALMYLNEATLLNNIRTRYFKDKIYSYVANILIAVNPYYEMKDLYSSKTLKSYQGKSLGETPPHVFAIADKAFRDMKVLKQSQSIIVSGESGAGKTESTKYLLRYLCDLWGSTAGPIEQKILDANPVLEAFGNAKTKRNNNSSRFGKFMEVHFDAKCQVVGGYISHYLLEKSRVCLQSPGERNYHVFYMMCAGAPADLRAKLGITNPDDFQYLRNGCSQYFCNASSEKKLNNAQKSKEQISKGSLHDPILDDVEGFNAIDKALTRLGLTDLERMEIYTMVAAVLHLGNITFEDNPEDTKGGSRITADSKQSVVTSAALLGVDADELRQALVSKVMQTSRGGIKGTVIMVPLKVHEANSGRDALAKAIYSKLFDHIVSRINKSIPFKASSYYIGVLDIAGFEYFRVNSFEQFCINYCNEKLQQFFNEKILKYEQDLYDREALNVPKISYVDNQDCIDLIESKTNGIFSLLDEESKLPKHSFDHFTSEVHRAWSGHFRITLPRTSRLKEHRELRDDEGFVIRHYAGGVCYQTNQFIEKNNDALHASLEGLIQESSNSFLKTNFANNTCPKGKLTFISVGSKFKTQLGELMDKLKNNGTNFVRCVKPNNEMVDHQFDGNSILGQLRCSGMTSVLELMEHGYPSRVPFQELYSMYKSYLPPELAKLDPRFFCEALLHSLRLNNKDFKFGITRVFFKPGKFAEFDNVMKSDPENLKKLVENVKKWLVKSRWMKVQFCALSAIKLKNKILYRRYHLIVIQKTVRMYLAKKQHQPRIQGIVKIRNLTQQLASMQQTANQLKSSKDSSLNDIKKLNQQLETIQAKIKGDPKIKKQEIDKSIANVVGLMDNQMKKLQDAVKTQKSAEEQEKLKLIQEAMEIEKRKKLEEELKIKEEEENRRKKTEIEIRRKAEEEERRKQEAANEKAAAAIQAQLDKEQMEESRYREQIEQERRDHDLAVRLAQESNGHVEDSPPPMRSGSDVRGPPITNNKLIRSEQVRSHQAAMNTNKKYDLSKWKYSQLRDTINTSCDIELLEACRHEFHRRLKVYHAWKARNRKRTTIDENERAPRAIMEAAAEAAAKARPIPMKQSIIESSQRFFRIPFVKPAVAGQTENPYSAGKRGWWYAHFDGQYVARQMELHPEKPPILLVAGVDDMQMCELSLDETGLTRKRGAEILEYEFNKEWERNGGRPYTVPSERTK, encoded by the exons TCTTACGTCGCCAATATTCTGATCGCCGTTAACCCTTACTACGAAATGAAGGATCTCTACTCTTCGAAAACCTTGAAATCTTACCAAGGAAAATCACTTGGTGAAACTCCACCCCACGTTTTTGCGATCG CCGACAAAGCTTTCAGGGATATGAAAGTTCTGAAACAATCTCAGAGCATAATCGTTTCCGGCGAATCTGGAGCAGGGAAAACTGAATCTACCAAATATTTACTCCGCTATCTCTGTGATCTTTGGGGATCTACAGCTGGTCcgatagaacaaaaaattcttgatg CCAATCCCGTTTTGGAAGCATTTGGAAATGCAAAAACGAAGCGTAACAACAACAGTTCacgttttggaaaatttatggaAGTTCATTTTGACGCAAAGTGTCAAGTCGTCGGCGGTTACATATCTCATTATCTTCTCGAAAAGTCGCGGGTCTGTCTTCAAAGTCCCGGTGAAAGAAATTACCACGTATTTTACATGATGTGCGCCGGAGCCCCCGCCGATCTGAGAGCTAAACTCGGCATCACGAATCCCGACGATTTTCAATACCTGAGAAATGGATGCAGTCAATATTTTTGCAACGCTtcttcggagaaaaaattaaacaacgcACAAAAAAGCAAGGAACAAATCAGCAAGGGTAGTCTTCACGATCCTATACTAGACGACGTCGAGGGATTCAATGCCATCGACaag GCACTCACACGATTAGGTTTGACGGACTTGGAACGGATGGAAATCTACACTATGGTAGCCGCAGTTCTACATCTGGGAAATATCACGTTCGAAGATAATCCAGAGGACACGAAGGGCGGTTCCAGGATCACCGCTGATTCCAAACAATCAGTCGTCACTTCTGCCGCTCTCCTGGGTGTCGATGCTGATGAATTAAGACAGGCTCTGGTTTCCAAAGTTATGCAGACCAGCAGAGGAGGAATCAAAGGAACGGTAATCAT GGTCCCTCTGAAAGTTCACGAAGCTAATAGTGGTCGCGATGCTCTTGCTAAAGCGATCTATAGCAAACTTTTTGATCACATAGTTTCACGCATAAACAAAAGTATTCCATTCAAGGCTTCTAGCTACTATATAGGGGTTCTTGATATCGCCGGATTTG AGTACTTCCGAGTGAATAGTTTCGAACAATTTTGCATAAACTACTGCAACGAAAAGCTTCAAcagtttttcaatgaaaaaattcttaagtACGAACAGGATCTCTACGACAGAGAAGCGTTGAATGTACCGAAGATCTCATACGTCGATAATCAGGATTGCATCG ATCTCATCGAGTCAAAAACCAATGGCATCTTCAGTCTACTCGACGAAGAATCTAAACTTCCCAAGCATAGTTTCGACCATTTTACGAGCGAAGTTCATAGGGCGTGGAGTGGACATTTCCGAATCACTTTGCCTCGAACTTCTAGGCTCAAGGAACACAGAGAACTCAGAGATGACGAGGGATTCGTCATCAGACATTATGCTGGTGGCGTTTGTTACCAAACt AATCAATTTATTGAAAAGAATAACGATGCCCTTCACGCATCCTTGGAGGGATTGATCCAAGAAAGTAGTAATTCATTCCTAAAAACAAATTTCGCAAATAATACATGCCCGAAAGGAAAGCTAACTTTCATCAGCGTTGGAAGCAAGTTCAAAACACAGCTCGGCGAGCTCATGGATAAACTAAAGAATAAC GGTACTAATTTCGTTCGTTGCGTTAAACCAAACAATGAAATGGTAGACCATCAGTTCGATGGCAACAGTATTCTTGGCCAACTCAGGTGCTCGGGGATGACGTCAGTTCTGGAACTCATGGAGCATGGATATCCGAGCAGAGTACCATTCCAGGAACTTTATAGCATGTATAAATCTTACCTACCTCCAGAATTGGCTAAACTTGATCCAAGATTTTTCTGCGAGGCGTTGCTGCACAGTTTAAGACTTAACAATAAAGATTTTAAGTTTGGTATTACGAGGGTGTTTTTCAAGCCAGGAAAGTTCGCGGAATTTGATAATGTCATGAAATCGGATCCAGAGAATCTTAAAAAACTCGTAGAGAACGTTAAAAAATGGCTCGTCAAATCCAGGTGGATGAAAGTACAGTTCTGTGCTCTATCTGCGATCAAGT tgaaaaataaGATTCTCTATAGAAGATATCATTTGATTGTTATTCAAAAGACTGTTCGAATGTACCTCGCAAAGAAGCAACATCAGCCTAGGATCCAGGGCattgtaaaaataagaaatttaacGCAGCAGCTGGCTAGTATGCAGCAAACCGCTAATCAACTCAAATCATCCAAAGACAGCAGCCTCAATGACATCAAGAAATTAAATCAACAGTTGGAAACTATTCAAGCTAAGATCAAG GGCGATCCGAAAATTAAGAAGCAGGAGATCGATAAGTCGATTGCAAACGTAGTTGGTTTGATGGACaatcagatgaaaaaattgcaagatGCCGTGAAGACACAAAAGAGTGCGGAGgagcaagaaaaattgaagttgattCAGGAGGCAATGGAgattgaaaagagaaagaaacttGAGGAAGAATTAAAGAtaaaggaagaagaggaaaacagacggaagaaaacggaaattgaaattcgaaggaaagcagaagaagaagaaagaaggaagcaAGAAGCAGCAAACGAAAAGGCAGCTGCTGCTATTCAA GCTCAACTCGATAAAGAACAAATGGAGGAAAGTCGATACCGCGAACAAATTGAACAGGAGAGAAGAGATCACGACTTAGCCGTTAGATTGGCGCAAGAATCAAATGGCCATGTAGAAGATTCTCCACCACCTATGCGCAG cGGGTCAGACGTGCGAGGACCTCCAATCACCAACAACAAATTAATAAG ATCGGAACAAGTTCGAAGCCATCAAGCAGCTatgaatacaaataaaaaatacgatcTATCCAAGTGGAAATACTCGCAGTTACGTGATACGATCAACACATCATGCGACATTGAACTGCTGGAG GCTTGCCGTCACGAATTCCATCGCAGATTGAAAGTATACCATGCCTGGAAAGCGAGGAATCGCAAACGCACGACAATagacgaaaatgaaagagcACCTAGGGCAATCATGGAGGCTGCTGCGGAGGCTGCTGCGAAGGCTCGACCAATTCCAATGAAACAATCAATAATTGAATCCTCTCAAAGATTTTTCCGGATTCCCTTTGTGAAACCGGCGGTCGCTGGACAAACGGAAAACCCTTACAGTGCTGGAAAACGCGGATGGTGGTACGCGCATTTTGACGGACAATACGTCGCCAGACAAATGGAACTCCATCCGGAGAAACCGCCGATCCTTCTGGTGGCTG GTGTCGACGACATGCAGATGTGCGAGTTAAGTCTCGATGAAACGGGCTTGACCCGCAAAAGGGGTGCCGAAATACTTGAATACGAGTTCAATAAGGAGTGGGAACGCAATGGTGGAAGACCCTACACGGTACCAAGTGAACGTACTAAGTGA